The proteins below come from a single Dinghuibacter silviterrae genomic window:
- a CDS encoding outer membrane beta-barrel protein, with amino-acid sequence MEKDFSKGHFEQLLTEKTGEYKMYPTERVWNSIYHRLHTRRKWRFIGGGTFALMILAAVFVLMQDNPHPPSKVYAVHHPSKTNGPLTGRSTSPVASLTNTSAARAWKSRSLTGNTYLSAGDYLLQSPAWMTAGSARSPFGLLAQTAGTEIPAPAPEKSVPLSVEPPAPGPGAPPGPDNALSHMIANEPLRAGALIADKASAVSSSPLKIIKAPSRYSWLFHFEPSISFRVLKSRSAITTTSNLGFIVVDNNGYDINHLVDQRASVGFEAGADLLYSLTSRLRLKAGLQFNYSRYTAKAISTPPQDVNVGLGGSGTGGIPPRSVSQTSTFSNGLGQPDQAATWIPNQRVELSIPIGAEYRLLRNRSFSWNVAGTFQPSYILNSKSFILSEDYEHYVQYPNLMRPWNINLGLETFLRFDKGPIELQIGPQFRYQLLPSFISSYPISEHLYDIGFKIGIVRNIR; translated from the coding sequence ATGGAAAAGGATTTCTCAAAAGGCCATTTTGAACAACTGCTTACGGAGAAAACGGGTGAGTACAAAATGTACCCGACGGAAAGGGTATGGAATAGTATTTACCACCGTTTACACACCCGCAGGAAGTGGCGTTTCATCGGAGGAGGCACTTTTGCATTGATGATTTTGGCCGCTGTTTTCGTCCTGATGCAGGACAATCCGCATCCGCCTTCGAAAGTATACGCCGTCCACCATCCATCGAAAACCAACGGTCCGTTAACGGGCCGGTCTACTTCCCCCGTGGCCTCTTTGACCAATACCTCTGCTGCACGCGCCTGGAAATCCCGTTCACTCACGGGAAACACCTACTTGTCGGCCGGCGACTACTTGTTGCAAAGCCCTGCCTGGATGACCGCCGGTTCGGCGCGGTCACCCTTTGGACTGCTGGCGCAAACCGCAGGAACCGAAATCCCGGCACCCGCTCCGGAGAAATCTGTACCCTTGTCCGTGGAACCGCCGGCCCCCGGCCCCGGCGCCCCTCCCGGTCCCGACAATGCCCTTTCCCACATGATCGCCAACGAGCCGTTGAGGGCCGGGGCGCTCATTGCCGACAAAGCATCGGCCGTTTCTTCCAGTCCCCTGAAAATCATCAAGGCCCCCTCCCGGTACAGCTGGCTGTTCCATTTCGAACCGTCGATCAGCTTCCGTGTGCTGAAAAGCCGGTCGGCCATCACCACGACGTCCAACCTCGGCTTTATCGTTGTCGATAACAACGGGTACGACATCAACCACCTCGTAGATCAGAGAGCATCCGTAGGGTTCGAGGCAGGCGCCGACCTTCTCTATTCGCTGACCAGCCGTCTCCGTTTAAAGGCCGGGCTGCAATTCAATTACAGTCGTTACACTGCCAAAGCCATCAGCACCCCGCCCCAGGATGTCAACGTGGGTCTCGGCGGCTCCGGCACCGGCGGCATCCCGCCCCGGTCGGTTTCCCAGACCTCTACCTTTAGCAACGGCCTGGGACAGCCCGACCAAGCCGCCACATGGATCCCCAACCAGCGTGTGGAACTATCCATCCCCATAGGCGCCGAATACCGGCTACTCCGCAACCGCTCCTTCAGTTGGAACGTCGCCGGGACCTTTCAGCCCAGCTATATCCTCAACTCCAAATCTTTTATTTTGTCGGAGGACTACGAGCACTATGTGCAGTACCCGAACCTGATGCGCCCCTGGAACATAAACCTCGGTCTGGAGACCTTCCTGCGTTTTGACAAAGGTCCCATCGAGTTACAGATCGGTCCCCAGTTCCGCTATCAACTGCTGCCGAGCTTTATCAGCAGCTACCCCATCAGCGAGCACCTCTACGACATCGGCTTTAAGATCGGGATCGTCCGGAACATCCGGTAA
- a CDS encoding RNA polymerase sigma factor, whose protein sequence is MTEDVLLQGCLHKDAAAQQEFYNRYSPKMLSVCYRFAKNREDAEDMLQEGFIRIFSQIHQFQHKGALEGWIRKIIVHTCINLLKKNKKFSENVDIQYAQHLSVREEAVPAVIQAKQVIECIRMLPIGYRTVLNLFAIEGYNHKEIAEMLDIEESTSRSQYTRAKAMLEDILIRKRIILAPPEKSDKSEKTDKRLTAQ, encoded by the coding sequence ATGACGGAAGACGTCCTCTTGCAAGGTTGTCTGCATAAAGATGCAGCTGCCCAGCAGGAATTTTACAATCGCTACAGTCCTAAAATGCTGTCGGTTTGTTATCGCTTTGCCAAGAACCGGGAAGATGCAGAAGACATGTTGCAGGAGGGGTTTATCCGGATCTTTTCGCAAATTCATCAGTTTCAGCACAAAGGGGCCCTTGAAGGGTGGATAAGGAAAATCATCGTCCATACCTGTATCAACCTCCTCAAAAAGAACAAGAAGTTCAGTGAGAATGTCGACATACAGTATGCACAACACCTGTCTGTGAGAGAAGAAGCGGTCCCGGCGGTCATTCAGGCCAAACAGGTCATTGAGTGTATCCGCATGCTGCCGATAGGATATCGTACGGTATTAAACCTGTTCGCCATAGAAGGCTACAACCATAAAGAGATTGCAGAGATGCTGGACATTGAAGAGAGCACCAGCCGGTCGCAATATACCAGGGCCAAGGCCATGCTGGAAGACATCCTCATCCGAAAAAGGATTATCCTGGCACCCCCTGAAAAATCTGACAAGAGTGAGAAAACCGATAAGAGGCTGACTGCACAATAA